A stretch of Babesia bigemina genome assembly Bbig001, chromosome : III DNA encodes these proteins:
- a CDS encoding DnaJ domain containing protein, putative: MPWPLVAVACGSGILLGRYLYRRLPAQWKLLSRNPGQLTGVGIMGGRLGRMNLRGFEQKMTYSEACSILNVSSTASKDKIRENYKQLMMRNHPDNGGSTYIASKVNEAKDYLLK; this comes from the coding sequence ATGCCATGGCCGTTGGTGGCAGTGGCATGCGGAAGTGGGATACTGCTCGGCAGATACCTCTATAGGCGGTTACCGGCGCAGTGGAAACTCCTCTCGCGCAACCCTGGACAGCTGACCGGTGTAGGCATAATGGGAGGACGCCTGGGACGGATGAACCTAAGGGGGTTCGAACAGAAAATGACATACTCCGAAGCATGTAGCATCTTAAACGTGTCGTCGACGGCGTCCAAGGACAAGATCCGCGAAAACTACAAGCAACTCATGATGCGCAACCACCCGGACAACGGAGGATCCACATACATCGCATCCAAGGTCAATGAGGCCAAGGACTATCTTCTCAAGTGA
- a CDS encoding eRF1 domain 3 family protein, putative, whose translation MQVHKRSRTPSGGIVLAVTAENPDDIWCIYNLLAEGDEIVVFTSRKVKRENVSSGAVSQEVKKFNIHLSIERITYASSDDDLQVSGKNISDNPYVKIGQYHTAEIRLHSKITLTKQVWNSYYADKLREATDLAGQAEQAFLVLDTGKASLFLVLRYLTKEAFTITHNIPNRKISDIRYSHHQKAEESFFKAVIQKLHDSINFEVTRTVIITGPGFTKTSFYEYLRDNLIRLGYNDLHRHLKSFVVCGSTSSDRRAIGEVLSNESFAERLCSHHYVEHNRAVEALRKRLEANDDTVAIGLEDVIRATELGAVETVLISEDLIRKGSTETRKRVHKFIEDAKNQGARAFYFSDEHFSSEFLRTLTGVAALLRFDIGEAPE comes from the exons ATGCAAGTTCACAAACGGTCACGCACTCCGTCGGGAGGCATTGTGTTGGCTGTTACCGCCGAGAACCCTGACGACATTTGGTGCATCTATAACCTGCTGGCGGAAGGTGACGAGATCGTCGTGTTCACGTCGAG GAAGGTGAAGAGGGAGAACGTGAGCTCCGGTGCAGTGAGTCAGGAGGTCAAGAAGTTCAACATCCATCTGTCCATCGAG CGCATTACGTATGCATCATCGGACGACGACCTTCAAGTTTCCGGTAAAAACATCTCCGACAACCCATACGTTAAG ATTGGACAGTACCACACCGCCGAGATTCGACTACACTCCAAGATCACGCTAACGAAG CAAGTCTGGAACTCATATTACGCCGACAAGTTACGGGAAGCGACCGATTTGGCAGGGCAGGCTGAGCAGGCGTTTTTGGTGCTGGACACGGGGAAGGCGTCGCTGTTCCTGGTGCTCCGTTATCTCACGAAGGAGGCGTTCACAATTACCCACAACATACCCAATCGCAAGATTTCCGACATCCGGTATTCCCACCACCAGAAGGCTGAGGAATCATTTTTCAAGGCCGTGATCCAGAAACTGCACGACTCGATCAATTTCGAGGTCACGCGCACTGTGATCATCACCGGCCCCGGGTTCACTAAGACGAGCTTCTACGAGTACCTGCGTGACAACTTGATTCGCCTGGGATACAACGACCTGCACCGTCACCTGAAAAGCTTCGTCGTCTGCGGCTCCACGTCGTCCGACCGCCGCGCCATCGGCGAGGTGCTGAGCAACGAATCCTTTGCCGAGCGGCTTTGCAGCCACCATTACGTGGAGCACAACAGGGCGGTGGAAGCGCTGCGGAAACGTCTGGAGGCGAACGACGACACCGTTGCCATCGGCCTGGAGGACGTCATTAGGGCCACCGAGcttggcgcagtggaaACCGTCCTGATCTCGGAGGACCTGATCCGCAAAGGCAGCACCGAAACGCGCAAAAGAGTCCATAAGTTTATTGAGGACGCGAAGAATCAGGGCGCACGCGCGTTTTACTTCTCGGACGAGCACTTCTCTAGCGAGTTCCTGAGGACACTCACCGGTGTGGCGGCCCTGCTTCGCTTTGACATAGGCGAGGCACCAGAATAA
- a CDS encoding Abhydrolase domain-containing protein, translating to MGNALLLANTFIFPAPPASYTSQLYELIWIPKRFAFDTHSGRAAAPGSFPVLYLPSPAPSNVVMIYLHGNSCDIGQVKPELRLISHELNATIMAVEYPGYGVSPEVAVATGELINFRVRATVNFLISLGVDPRSIVLFGRSIGTGPAAAIAAEFKKRGVQCGGVVLQSPYISIHKIVEDYFTLGTWLVSNFWDTEKALRDMAPTTPLLIIHGLVDEIVPVAHGQTLFESYSSDLKMADFQPASKHNMYSIIEDVCVPIEKFLTTLSLSKDAPVVNLKLPQWCLYSCHKLVSGQTLMERNRKAGMAANQEKQICSARTHERRGRPQLVRNYSMNDGVRPHGKEDDLVPDDGGLVIARKIEAGSVSARSAPATEGAPRQVNRTTSKTSFQSSLQYLQEQNDINSDEISEIVNDAIARTTNM from the exons ATGGGTAACGCGCTCTTGCTCGCCAACACCTTCATATTCCCGGCTCCGCCGGCGTCG TACACATCCCAGCTCTATGAGCTCATATGGATCCCCAAGCGCTTTGCGTTCGACACACACAGCGGCCGCGCGGCCGCGCCTGGGTCGTTCCCCGTGCTCTACCTGCCGTCGCCCGCACCGTCCAATGTCGTCATGATATACCTCCACG GTAACTCATGCGACATCGGCCAGGTCAAGCCGGAGCTGCGGCTCATCAGCCACGAGCTGAACGCCACAATTATGGCTGTGGAGTACCCGGGCTACGGCGTCTCTCCGGAGGTGGCGGTGGCCACCGGCGAACTGATCAACTTTCGGGTCCGCGCCACCGTCAACTTCCTCATCTCGCTCGGCGTCGACCCCAGGTCGATTGTGCTTTTCGGCAGGTCGATCGGCACCGGGCCCGCTGCCGCCATAGCAGccgagttcaagaagcgcGGCGTGCAGTGCGGCGGTGTCGTGCTGCAGTCGCCGTACATCTCGATCCACAAGATCGTCGAGGATTACTTCACCCTGGGGACCTGGCTCGTGAGCAACTTCTGGGACACGGAGAAGGCGCTGCGTGACATGGCGCCCACGACGCCGCTGCTGATCATCCACGGCCTCGTGGACGAGATCGTGCCGGTGGCTCACGGGCAGACGCTCTTCGAGTCGTACAGCAGCGACCTCAAGATGGCCGACTTCCAGCCGGCGTCCAAGCACAACATGTACTCCATCATCGAG GACGTGTGCGTTCCCATCGAGAAGTTCCTGACGACGCTGAGTCTCTCGAAGGACGCGCCGGTCGTCAACCTCAAGCTTCCGCAGTGGTGCCTCTACAGCTGCCACAAGCTCGTGAGCGGCCAGACTCTCATGGAGCGCAACCGGAAGGCCGGAATGGCCGCAAACCAGGAGAAGCAGATCTGCTCCGCCCGGACGCACGAGCGCCGGGGGAGGCCACAGCTGGTGCGGAACTATTCCATGAACGACGGCGTGCGCCCGCACGGAAAGGAGGACGATCTCGTCCCGGACGATGGCGGACTCGTCATTGCCAGGAAGATCGAGGCAGGCTCAGTCAGCGCCCGCAGCGCGCCGGCAACAGAGGGTGCACCCAGGCAGGTCAATCGCACCACCTCGAAAACCAGCTTCCAGTCCTCCCTGCAGTACCTGCAAGAGCAGAACGACATCAACAGCGACGAGATCTCAGAAATCGTCAACGACGCCATAGCGCGCACCACCAACATGTAG
- a CDS encoding Putative protein disulfide-isomerase, with protein sequence MESRSQWTAALVALTAAAVATIGCSSLLIDPMQHELQVGNETTFVSKVKVARQTTSTAAFFYTPSDSGIKSLIDKEVDVVSRELKGIYTIVAMDCSSPSLKSICEAELGAGYSTPVLRVYPKLPMPAYNYSGNMVSAMIKRELVKHVASLVEVIKPGKLPEFMGKFETMPKALLFSDKAGPNYVYKALSLVMDKKLLLGFVNVGENPELKARYKVKSLPDLIVVKPDSKVDRFEGTFDYSSMFEWLNVYSETFLLGSGYDAGNTKATKSKTWKHDPLPQLTLESHMDICFNKSHGFCVIYLTNGELGADDRQMLMELSARYKGEFTGKWMWMNLAAEPGFAELFGQPAELPSVAIFNPKKKLRFMIFEGDGAVTREGIENMLEKILGGDARFKLVRGDKLPAFAPVVASQHDEL encoded by the coding sequence ATGGAATCGAGAAGTCAGTGGACCGCTGCGCTAGTTGCGCTCACGGCAGCTGCCGTTGCCACCATCGGCTGCTCGTCGCTGCTCATCGACCCCATGCAGCACGAGCTGCAGGTGGGAAACGAGACCACGTTCGTGTCCAAGGTGAAGGTCGCGCGCCAGACCacgtccaccgccgccttcTTCTACACGCCCTCGGACAGCGGCATCAAGAGCCTTATCGACAAGGAGGTTGACGTGGTGAGCCGCGAGCTCAAGGGCATCTAcaccatcgtcgccatggaCTGCAGCTCGCCCTCGCTGAAGAGCATCTGCGAGGCCGAGCTCGGAGCGGGATACTCCACCCCCGTGCTGCGCGTGTACCCCAAGCTGCCCATGCCCGCATACAACTACTCCGGCAACATGGTCAGCGCGATGATCAAGCGCGAGCTGGTCAAGCACGTCGCCTCGCTGGTGGAGGTCATCAAGCCGGGCAAGCTGCCCGAGTTCATGGGCAAGTTCGAGACCATGcccaaggcgctgctgttcAGCGACAAGGCCGGACCCAACTACGTGTACAAGGCGCTCAGTCTGGTGATGGacaagaagctgctgtTGGGGTTCGTCAACGTCGGCGAGAACCCCGAGCTCAAGGCGAGGTACAAGGTCAAGTCGCTGCCGGACCTGATCGTGGTCAAGCCCGACTCGAAGGTCGACCGCTTCGAGGGCACCTTCGACTACAGCAGCATGTTCGAGTGGCTCAACGTATACTCCGAGACCTTCCTGTTGGGAAGCGGCTACGACGCCGGCAACACCAAGGCCACCAAGTCAAAGACCTGGAAGCACGACCCGCTGCCGCAGCTCACGCTGGAATCGCACATGGACATCTGTTTCAACAAATCGCACGGGTTCTGCGTGATCTACCTCACCAACGGCGAGCTGGGTGCGGACGACAGGCAGATGCTGATGGAACTCAGCGCCAGGTACAAGGGCGAGTTCACCGGCAAGTGGATGTGGATGAACCTCGCTGCCGAGCCCGGGTTCGCGGAACTATTCGGACAGCCCGCTGAGCTGCCCTCGGTTGCCATTTTCAACCCCAAGAAGAAGCTCAGGTTCATGATCTTCGAAGGCGACGGCGCCGTCACACGCGAGGGCATCGAAAACATGTTGGAGAAGATCCTGGGCGGAGATGCGCGATTCAAGCTCGTAAGAGGCGACAAGCTGCCCGCCTTCGCCCCCGTGGTCGCATCGCAGCACGACGAGCTCTGA
- a CDS encoding mRNA capping enzyme, C-terminal domain containing protein, putative has protein sequence MDEVSQAESAPNALMRMPGEPITVEEDRDKVLTKVRQLLGWKHQSFPGAQPVSLTRNDLPLLFRSDYVVCEKTDGIRALLLAASGAIYLIGRNEEVHYVPIRLPVRGNPSETQQLTLLDGEIVLDTMQVDGVEVQHPRFMCYDGVYVQRRSLREMNFLDRLSIVYTDVILPYQKSLKAPAAAAADGAPVGAAQPPLAIYLKDFFDISQIAHIEQFSQSLPHVSDGLIFTPVRLQYLPGTCPKLLKWKPPHLNTVDFSVDVLYDERRCPRLVELFVMVRGTRVFYNEYLAPYGDVYRHILTMAIGSKITQLIVECSWITDSRVWTFVPKVRARGDVTHGGTLNDGKADYDFDNGTWVQGGWYAERIRVDKKLPNSLAVVDSVKSSIEDDITFEMLLQEFALFEKNGKIPLYNKCIMPKAYSGSA, from the exons ATGGATGAGGTCTCGCAGGCCGAGTCGGCGCCAAACGCGTTGATGCGGATGCCAGGGGAGCCCATCACGGTCGAGGAGGACCGtgacaaggtgctgaccaaggtgcggcagctgctgggCTGGAAGCACCAGTCCTTCCCTGGAGCGCAGCCCGTCTCTCTCACCAG GAATGATCTGCCGTTGCTCTTCCGGAGCGATTATGTGGTTTGCGAGAAGACCGACGGCATCCGCGCGCTTCTGCTGGCGGCGTCGGGCGCCATCTACCTGATTGGAAGGAACGAGGAAGTACATTACGTACCGATACGCCTGCCCGTGCGAGGCAACCCCTCTGAAACGCAACAGCTGACGTTACTGGATGGGGAGATCGTGCTGGACACAATGCAAGTCGATGGCGTTGAGGTGCAGCATCCGCGGTTCATGTGCTATGACGGCGTGTACGTACAGAGGCGGTCTCTCCGGGAGATGAACTTCCTGGACCGGCTCTCCATCGTCTACACCGACGTGATCCTGCCGTACCAAAAGTCGTTGAAAGCGCCGGCCgcggcagctgctgacGGGGCGCCAGTGGGGGCAGCACAGCCGCCACTGGCCATATACCTGAAGGACTTCTTCGACATATCGCAGATCGCACACATCGAGCAGTTCTCCCAGAGCTTACCGCACGTGAGCGACGGCCTCATTTTCACACCCGTGCGGCTGCAGTACCTGCCGGGCACATGCCCGAAGCTGCTTAAGTGGAAGCCGCCGCACCTCAACACCGTAGACTTCAGCGTCGACGTGCTGTACGACGAGCGAAGGTGCCCGCGGCTAGTGGAATTGTTTGTCATGGTCAGGGGCACGCGCGTCTTCTACAACGAGTACCTGGCGCCGTACGGCGACGTGTACCGACACATCCTGACCATGGCCATCGGCAGCAAGATCACGCAGCTCATCGTCGAGTGCTCGTGGATCACCGACTCGCGCGTCTGGACCTTCGTGCCCAAAGTGCGCGCCCGCGGCGACGTCACCCACGGAGGGACCCTGAACGATGGAAAGGCGGACTACGATTTCGACAACGGGACATGGGTGCAGGGCGGGTGGTACGCGGAGCGCATCCGTGTGGACAAGAAGCTGCCCAACAGCCTCGCGGTCGTCGACAGCGTGAAGTCGAGTATCGAGGACGACATCACCTTCGagatgctgctgcaggagtTCGCGCTCTTCGAAAAAAACGGCAAGATACCGCTGTACAACAAGTGCATCATGCCGAAGGCGTACTCTGGATCCGCGTGA